A single Aspergillus puulaauensis MK2 DNA, chromosome 7, nearly complete sequence DNA region contains:
- a CDS encoding fungal specific transcription factor domain-containing protein (COG:S;~EggNog:ENOG410PUI6;~InterPro:IPR007219;~PFAM:PF04082;~TransMembrane:1 (o459-479i);~go_function: GO:0003677 - DNA binding [Evidence IEA];~go_function: GO:0008270 - zinc ion binding [Evidence IEA];~go_process: GO:0006351 - transcription, DNA-templated [Evidence IEA]), whose protein sequence is MGAAVTEIRDADIRDQYYGQSSLVSLVQECAHATPGRQWPQLRQSDDRPRTAASTNACSISCSGPGPSSLLSDDYSLPPRKTANWLLNTFFTTSHLFYPWIHKESFLASYELIWKSQTNQGEPLDDFLPDVGIGGRDCPPTMFYCALNAMFAIACEFSNMPSQEKRATSRMFYERMKGLISIDIFDSGSLAHVQALLLVAMYLQCTAYPKRCWNIVGMAYRMSIGLGLHLRRNRNDMTRLEREMRWRAWCACVHMDIIVSMTMGRPAMTPVPYNVPLPSPIDDRYLAVDAEGPVEQPPGTISGNQFMYENTRLIGILGKTLSTVYHSAQSGETSRRAEVDFQAVLEVDRALDEFEESLHPALQWRSPIQTQDELGSDPVCTRLSNVLHARFLHLRLLLYRPAFSEYCASTSSPGAGNAKPGAQRWSMLCRANCAAGCVEAACDLIESLSRATTQDASGAWWYGIFYLVSAGIILLLANCSDGPLDGIDRARREYAWGNCIETLQRMVEAHPSARDYEIALTGLKQAQSQTVRASATENRTEQNDLNGMVWDDQSQGQPPGVDAYHSAFVNALDPLVMNWDNGIEDIMLPAQFLQEMDEGLLLPSLF, encoded by the exons ATGGGCGCTGCGGTGACTGAGATCCGAGATGCAGACATCAGAGACCAGTACTACGGCCAGAGCTCCCTGGTTTCGCTCGTCCAAGAATGCGCCCACGCCACTCCTGGACGCCAATGGCCTCAACTGAGACAATCTGACGACAGACCACGCACTGCGGCCTCGACTAACGCATGTAGTATCTCGTGCAGCGGACCTGGTCCGTCGTCTTTGCTTTCCGACGACTACTCTCTCCCCCCGCGGAAGACAGCGAACTGGCTGCTCAACACCTTCTTTACGACCTCGCATTTGTTCTATCCCTGGATCCACAAGGAGTCCTTCCTTGCGTCCTATGAACTTATCTGGAAGAGCCAAACCAACCAGGGTGAACCGCTGGACGACTTCCTCCCCGATGTTGGGATAGGCGGGAGAGACTGCCCGCCAACAATGTTCTACTGCGCACTGAATGCCATGTTCGCGATCGCATGCGAGTTTTCTAATATGCCGTCGCAGGAGAAGCGAGCAACCTCGCGGATGTTTTACGAACGCATGAAGGGGTTGATCAGTATCGATATCTTTGACAGCGGGAGTCTCGCCCATGTCCAGGCTCTCCTGCTAGTTGCTATGTATCTGCAGTGTACTGCCTACCCAAAGCGATGCTGGAATATTGTCGGAATGGCGTACCGCATGTCGATCGGGCTTGGGCTGCATCTCCGCCGGAATCGTAACGATATGACGAGactggagagggagatgcgCTGGAGGGCGTGGTGCGCTTGTGTCCATATGGATAT TATCGTCAGTATGACCATGGGACGGCCTGCGATGACCCCTGTCCCTTACAACGTTCCTCTACCGTCTCCGATCGACGACAGATACTTAGCTGTAGATGCGGAAGGACCGGTCGAGCAGCCGCCGGGCACGATATCAGGGAACCAGTTCATGTATGAGAATACGAGGCTGATTGGGATCTTGGGGAAGACCCTGTCAACAGTCTATCATAGTGCCCAGTCAGGGGAGACATCCAGGAGGGCGGAGGTGGATTTTCAGGCTGTGCTAGAGGTTGACCGGGCACTCGATGAATTCGAGGAGTCGCTTCACCCGGCTTTACAATGGCGCTCACCCATCCAAACCCAAGACGAATTGGGTAGCGACCCAGTTTGCACGAGGCTATCCAATGTCCTCCATGCTAG ATTCCTGCATCTGCGACTATTGTTATACCGACCTGCGTTTAGCGAGTACTGTGCATCGACAAGCAGTCCAGGTGCAGGGAATGCAAAGCCAGGCGCGCAGAGATGGTCCATGCTATGCCGAGCCAACTGTGCCGCGGGCTGCGTCGAGGCGGCTTGCGACTTGATAGAATCGCTGTCCAGGGCGACTACACAGGATGCGTCAGGGGCTTGGTGGTATGGGATATTCT ATTTGGTCAGTGCCGGGATCATACTGCTTCTCGCCAATTGCAGCGACGGGCCCCTTGATGGAATAGACAGGGCACGCAGAGAATATGCTTGGGGAAACTGCATCGAAACCTTACAACGGATGGTGGAGGCTCATCCATCAGCAAGGGACTACGAGATTGCACTGACAGGACTGAAGCAAGCGCAGAGTCAGACGGTGCGTGCTTCGGCGACAGAGAACAGAACTGAACAGAATGACCTTAATGGCATGGTGTGGGATGACCAGAGTCAAGGACAGCCACCCGGAGTAGATGCTTACCATAGTGCATTCGTCAACGCCCTTGACCCATTGGTCATGAACTGGGATAATGGCATCGAGGATATCATGCTCCCAGCTCAGTTTCTACAGGAGATGGACGAGGGCCTTCTTTTGCCGAGCCTGTTTTGA